The Flavobacterium sp. 20NA77.7 genome includes the window TATTTAAACAATATCAACTATCGGTAAACGTAAATCCTATACCTTCTTCGGCCTACCCAACACCTGCAAAAAGACCCGCTTATAGTGTGTTAGACAAATCAAAAATAAAGACTGTTTTTGAAATTACTATTTCAAACTGGCAAAAACATATAAAAAAATAAAAAGATGAACCCAACTATATCCATTGTAAGCCCTGTTTATAGAGCAGATAAAATAGTAGAAAAGTTAGTTTTGGAACTAAAAAACACCCTTACAAAAATGGGCGTTTCTTATGAAATTATTTTAGTTGACGACAGAAGCAAGGATAATTCTTGGGAGGTTATGAAAAAAATAGCTCAAGAAAACACGGAAGTAAAGTGCATCCGCTTAAGTAGAAATTTTGGTCAACACCCTACTATTATGGCGGGATTAAGTCAGGTAAAAGGAGAATGGATAGTGGTAATGGATTGTGATTTACAGGACCAACCAAAAGAAATAACTAAGCTGTATGAAAAAGCGCTTGAAGGTTTTGAAGTAGTCCAAGCCAGAAGAACCGTTAGAGAAGATGGCTTTTTTAAAAAAATGTCTTCTAAAGTGTTTTCTAAAATATACGGTTTTTTTACGGATACGGTTTATGATAATGAAATTGCAAATTTTGGTATTTATCATAAAAAAGCCATTCAATCTGTTTTACAGCTGGGTGATAGTATTAAATTTTTCCCGCTTTTTATTAATCATGTTGGCTATAATGCTACATCAATAGCTGTGGAACACGCACAAAGAGAGGAAGGAAATTCAACCTATAGTTTTTCAAAATTAATTAGCTTAGCCTTTAATACTATAATTTCGTTTTCAAACAAACCCTTAAAATTATTTGTCAAATTTGGCATGTTAATTTCTGCACTTTCTTTTGGCATAGGAGTGTATTATTTATACCAAGCCATGAATAACGAAATTGCCGTATTAGGGTATACATCAATTATAGTTTCTATTTGGTTTTTGTCGGGCATTATAATTACAACTATTGGTGTAACAGGAATTTACATTGGAAAAATATTTGATCAAACAAAGAACAGACCTGTATATATTATTGATGAAATTGTATGCTTAAAAAACTAGAATGGGATTCAGCTTTTTTTAATTTGAATGTTGGAGAATTAACCCTAGGTTCTTTTTCAACACATATAGATGTGTCTGGTTTTGATTTGTTGTATGTGCTTTCAAAAGAGGCAGCAACATGTAATATACCGAGTTTTACAAAAACTTTTTCAGAGGAAAAAATTAAATTTAGCAAGGAATTACAACAGCTTGAAGCGCCTAGCTCGGCTATTTGTTCTATTTTTGATTGTTCATATACCATCGAAGATCTTTACGAATTAGCCTATGAGAGCGGCAAACAAAGTCGGTTTCTGTTGGACACAAAATTTACCGAATCAAAATTTAAAGAATTGTATCGTCTATGGATTGATAATTCTTTAAACAAACAATTTGCCGACGATATTTTGGTTTACAGAGAAAACAATCTTATTTTAGGCCTAGTGACTTTTAAATTAGTGAAAGACACCGCTAGTGTAGGGTTGATTGCAGTAAATCCAGAGGCTCAAGGAAAAGGAATTGGCGGTAAACTCATACGTGCTTTGGAATATTTTTTAGTTGAAAAAAAAGGCAAATCATTAGTTATCCCCACACAAATGACTAATACTCAAGCTTGTAATTTTTATACTAAACAAGGCTATAAAATTATAGAACAAACCACAATTACTCATTATTGGAAAGATTAATTTCATGAACACGTTAGTTACTAAAATAGCACAAAACAAATGGCTTATATTAATTATGATACTAGCCGCAGTGCTTCGCGTCTATCATGTAGATTTTCAGTCTATGTGGTTGGACGAATTGTATACGATTGCGGTAACCAATCCCGATTTAACATGGAGTCAATTTCATAAAGAAATTGTTACTAGAGAAAGCTTCCCTTTTTTATATTTTATTATTGTAAAAGGGTTTTATGTTGTATTTGGCTACTCTAGTCTTGTTGCCCGAATGGTTTCTGTACTTGCTGGAATTTTAGGGGTATATGCGGTTTATTTGCTGGGCAAAAAAATTCACACTAAACAAGTAGGTTTGTTTGCCTCTTTATTTGTTGCAGTTAGTAATTATCATATTTATATTTCTCAAGATGCAAGGGCGTATTCTCTTTATTTTTTATTTGTCTGTTTGTCATTTTACACACTGCTTATTTACATCAAAAAACTAACATGGAAACACATTTTATTATACGCTTTAACAACAGGTTTTTTAGTAAATTTTAATTTTTTTGCTCCTATAAATGTCGTTTCACAAGGCTTAATTTTGTTGTGTTTATTGTTTCTTTTACCTAAAAATAAAAGGATTGCGTTTATTCAAAAAGGAGCTGTAGCGGTCTTTATAATTTTCGGAGCGTTTATTGTAAATTACCAAAAATTAAAAGTATTATTAAACTATAAGAAGTTTTGGACACCAGCACCACAAGACGATTCGTTGGCTAAAATTTTCAAGAACTTTTTTGGAAATTCAGAAATACTTCTTGCGTTAATTACTCCTTTTATTATATATTATTTTCTTCTACTTTTTAAGAATAAAGAGCCAAAAAAATGGACGTATGATGAGGTTATAAATAACAAACTATTTTTTGGTTTCTTGGTTTTGTTCACTTGGTTTTTTGTCTTGTTTTCTTATTTAGTAGTAAAATCATACGGACCTATTTCGTATTTATTAACTCGATATTTTGTGAGTTTGCTACCTGTTATTTTTATTTGTGTAGCCATTGCCATTGCATCAATAAAAGGCACTGTAGGAAAAGGAACAGCTGCGTTTGTGCTGGTGTTTTTTATGTTAGCCCATCTTTTTGTTGTTAAAAAACAATATACAACTATTACGCATGCACAATATAGAGAAGCAGCAACTTTTGTTAAAACAAATAATACACAAAACGTACCTACCTATAGTAATCAAGAATATTGGTATAAATTTTATTTTAGACCCGACCAAACTAAAATTAAATTAAAAAATTTATCTTTAAACAAAATTCATTTACAGTTAAAAAAGTATCCAAAAAAGATGACTTCTTTTTGGTACATAGATGCTTATAAACGCTTTGATTCGGTAAACAAACCAACTACCGAATTTTTAAACAAACATTTCACCGTTAAAAAGCAATATAAAGGCTATCGTGCATGGGCAATGTATTATGAATTAAAAAATTAAATCAAATGATACCATTTAATAAACCTTATTTAACAGGAAAAGAAACAAGCTATATAGAAGACGCTGTAAAATCGGGAAAAATTTCGGGGAACGGCAAGTACACAAAGCTATGCCAGGCTTTTTTTGAAGACAGATACCGCATTAAAAAAGCGCTTTTAACAACATCGTGTACCGATGCGTTAGAAATGGCTGCTATTTTAATTGATTTGAAAGAAGGAGACGAAGTAATTATGCCGTCTTATACATTTGTCTCTACCGCAAATGCGTTTGTGTTAAGAGGCGCAAAAATCATCTTTGCAGATAGCTTGCCGAATCATCCAAATATGGATGCTTCTAAACTAGAGGCGTTAATTACCCCAAAAACAAAGGCAATTGTTCCTGTACATTATGCGGGTGTAGCTTGTGATATGGATGAAATTATGCAACTAGCCACTAAATATAATTTATACGTGATTGAAGATGCTGCTCAAGCGATTGATAATTATTATGTTTCTAAAACAGGTGAAAAAAAAGCACTTGGAAGCATAGGTCATTTAGCTGCTTTTTCTTTCCACGAAACAAAAAACATTATTTCAGGAGAAGGAGGTTTATTAGCTATAAATGATGAAAAATTTAGCAATAGAGCCGAAATAATTTGGGAAAAAGGCACAAACCGCTCTGCTTTTTTTAGAGGCGAGGTTGACAAATATGGTTGGGTTGATGTAGGAAGCTCTTTTTTACCTTCAGAAATTATTGCCGCTTTTTTATGGGCGCAATTAGAAAACTTAGACACCATACAGGCCCGAAGAAAAGAAATTTGGAACACCTATTACAACACATTACAAAGTTGGGCTTCACAAAACAATATCGATTTGCCATGGTTACCCGATTATGCAACTAATAATGCACATATGTTTTATTTGGTTTGTAAAGATTTAAACCAACGTACGGCGCTTATTGAGCAATTGAAAACCCATAATATTATGGCCGTTTTTCACTACATAAGTTTACACACGAGCCCTTTTTATAACGGAAAACATGATGGTAGAGCGTTGGCAAATACAGACCACTTCTCAGATTGCTTAGTACGTTTGCCTTTGTTTTATGAATTAAACGAAAAAGAAGTGTTGGATAAAATAATTTTAGATTAATGAAACGTTTTTTAAAAAAAATAGTTGAAAACAAATGGCTGTTTTTAATATTAGCTATTGCTTTCTTTTTAAGAATTTATCATTTAGATTTTCAAAGTTTATGGATGGATGAAATTTATACAATGAATATTTCTTCTCCTGATTTAACATTTAAACAGTTTCATGAGGAGATGATTTTAAGAGAAGGCTTCCCGTATCTTTATTTTCTATTATTAAAAATTATGTATTTCTTTTTTGGTTATACATCATTTGTTGCAAGATTTTTATCTGTAATTGGGGGCTTATTGGCGGTATTTTTAATTTATAAAATCGCTAAAAAACTAGTTGATTACCAAACTGGATTAATTGCTGCGCTTCTTTTGGCTATAAATGAATATCAAATATACATTTCACAAGACGCAAGACCCTATACTTTATATTTAGCTGCTATTATTTTTTCATATTATAGATTGATTTTTTTCATAGAAAAAAAAGATTCTAAAAACACAATTTATTATGGTCTTTCAGCGGGTATATTATTAAACATTAATTTCTTTTCACTAATAAATTTATTATCTCAGGCGATTTTAATCATTATATATTTTTCTATAAATAAAGAAATATTTTTATTTAAGAATATCAAAAAATTTATAATTGTTTTAATTATTGCCGCAATAATGTTTTTACCAAATATAGATATGTTGTTAAAATTATTGCAGATGAATAATTTTTGGGTTGAAAGACCAAATAGTGATTCTTTTAATTTAATGTTTAAAGAGTTTTTAGGAAATTATGAGTTAACAATTTTTATTATTACCCCAATATTGATATATTTTTTAGCAACTATTTTTAATTATAAAAGTTCATTTACCAAAGAAGCTTTAGTAAAGAAAGTAAATTTTTCAATTTTGATTTTATTTACTTGGATATTTGTTTTCATGTTGTTTTTAATAATACGTTCTTATGGTGATGTTTCATTAATCTTATCAAGATATTTTACCAGCATAATACCTGTAGTTATTTTGGTAATCGCCTGGGGAATAAGTTGTATAAAAAATCAAATTGCAAAAACAATTGTTCTTTTTAGTTTGGCAACATTAACATTTACAAATATTTTTTATGCTAAAAATTATTATAATACAACAAATAAATCCCAATTTCGAGAAGCATCAAATCATATTTTAAAAAACAATACTAACAAAGATTGTATATTTACAACTCAAAAATATTGGTTTGATTATTATTTTCGCTCCAATAATGTTGATCTAAAAGAAAAAAAATTTGAAGATGTAATCCAAGAAATGATTAAAGACACTACTAAAATTAAATCATTTTGGTATATAGAAGGACACGGAAAACAATTTCAGCCCGAAGAAAACATTAAATTATTTATGAATAAATATTTTTATGTTGATTCAAATTTTGATGGATTTCAATCATGGGCAAAGCATTTTGAACTAAAGAGCAATAAAAAACAATTATCTTATGACGCTTTTAATAGGTTGAAAAAATTAAATGATATTACAATTGAATCAAATATTGATGTGTTTGAAATTAATAATAAC containing:
- a CDS encoding glycosyltransferase family 2 protein; translation: MNPTISIVSPVYRADKIVEKLVLELKNTLTKMGVSYEIILVDDRSKDNSWEVMKKIAQENTEVKCIRLSRNFGQHPTIMAGLSQVKGEWIVVMDCDLQDQPKEITKLYEKALEGFEVVQARRTVREDGFFKKMSSKVFSKIYGFFTDTVYDNEIANFGIYHKKAIQSVLQLGDSIKFFPLFINHVGYNATSIAVEHAQREEGNSTYSFSKLISLAFNTIISFSNKPLKLFVKFGMLISALSFGIGVYYLYQAMNNEIAVLGYTSIIVSIWFLSGIIITTIGVTGIYIGKIFDQTKNRPVYIIDEIVCLKN
- a CDS encoding GNAT family N-acetyltransferase, which produces MLKKLEWDSAFFNLNVGELTLGSFSTHIDVSGFDLLYVLSKEAATCNIPSFTKTFSEEKIKFSKELQQLEAPSSAICSIFDCSYTIEDLYELAYESGKQSRFLLDTKFTESKFKELYRLWIDNSLNKQFADDILVYRENNLILGLVTFKLVKDTASVGLIAVNPEAQGKGIGGKLIRALEYFLVEKKGKSLVIPTQMTNTQACNFYTKQGYKIIEQTTITHYWKD
- a CDS encoding glycosyltransferase family 39 protein produces the protein MNTLVTKIAQNKWLILIMILAAVLRVYHVDFQSMWLDELYTIAVTNPDLTWSQFHKEIVTRESFPFLYFIIVKGFYVVFGYSSLVARMVSVLAGILGVYAVYLLGKKIHTKQVGLFASLFVAVSNYHIYISQDARAYSLYFLFVCLSFYTLLIYIKKLTWKHILLYALTTGFLVNFNFFAPINVVSQGLILLCLLFLLPKNKRIAFIQKGAVAVFIIFGAFIVNYQKLKVLLNYKKFWTPAPQDDSLAKIFKNFFGNSEILLALITPFIIYYFLLLFKNKEPKKWTYDEVINNKLFFGFLVLFTWFFVLFSYLVVKSYGPISYLLTRYFVSLLPVIFICVAIAIASIKGTVGKGTAAFVLVFFMLAHLFVVKKQYTTITHAQYREAATFVKTNNTQNVPTYSNQEYWYKFYFRPDQTKIKLKNLSLNKIHLQLKKYPKKMTSFWYIDAYKRFDSVNKPTTEFLNKHFTVKKQYKGYRAWAMYYELKN
- the rffA gene encoding dTDP-4-amino-4,6-dideoxygalactose transaminase encodes the protein MIPFNKPYLTGKETSYIEDAVKSGKISGNGKYTKLCQAFFEDRYRIKKALLTTSCTDALEMAAILIDLKEGDEVIMPSYTFVSTANAFVLRGAKIIFADSLPNHPNMDASKLEALITPKTKAIVPVHYAGVACDMDEIMQLATKYNLYVIEDAAQAIDNYYVSKTGEKKALGSIGHLAAFSFHETKNIISGEGGLLAINDEKFSNRAEIIWEKGTNRSAFFRGEVDKYGWVDVGSSFLPSEIIAAFLWAQLENLDTIQARRKEIWNTYYNTLQSWASQNNIDLPWLPDYATNNAHMFYLVCKDLNQRTALIEQLKTHNIMAVFHYISLHTSPFYNGKHDGRALANTDHFSDCLVRLPLFYELNEKEVLDKIILD
- a CDS encoding glycosyltransferase family 39 protein yields the protein MKRFLKKIVENKWLFLILAIAFFLRIYHLDFQSLWMDEIYTMNISSPDLTFKQFHEEMILREGFPYLYFLLLKIMYFFFGYTSFVARFLSVIGGLLAVFLIYKIAKKLVDYQTGLIAALLLAINEYQIYISQDARPYTLYLAAIIFSYYRLIFFIEKKDSKNTIYYGLSAGILLNINFFSLINLLSQAILIIIYFSINKEIFLFKNIKKFIIVLIIAAIMFLPNIDMLLKLLQMNNFWVERPNSDSFNLMFKEFLGNYELTIFIITPILIYFLATIFNYKSSFTKEALVKKVNFSILILFTWIFVFMLFLIIRSYGDVSLILSRYFTSIIPVVILVIAWGISCIKNQIAKTIVLFSLATLTFTNIFYAKNYYNTTNKSQFREASNHILKNNTNKDCIFTTQKYWFDYYFRSNNVDLKEKKFEDVIQEMIKDTTKIKSFWYIEGHGKQFQPEENIKLFMNKYFYVDSNFDGFQSWAKHFELKSNKKQLSYDAFNRLKKLNDITIESNIDVFEINNNTLHIYGWAIEKDIPSEDIKTEIIIYNERGFYVLPTEERTRKDVTISKNNKINYDSSGFETLFLLTEIPKGNYKTGIYLYNKSKNKEKFKITDKVFKNNY